From Cecembia calidifontis, one genomic window encodes:
- a CDS encoding IS256 family transposase, translated as MKKEDLLNDDFLKQFRTAGELNSFLQQLQKRAVEKMLEGELDAHLGYEKHQNSDNPNSRNGYSTKTIKNTFGEAEIRVPRDRDGSFEPALVPKRRSMAEGVENVIISMYAKGMSNQDIEEQIRELYDINVSSSTISRVTGAVAEDIVAWRNRPLDPVYLIVWMDGISFKVRENSKVVNKTVYIAVGLRTNGLKEILGLWLGKNESSAFWMGVLTDLKARGVEDILITATDNLNGFTDTIKASFPQSVTQICVVHQIRNACRYVAWKDRRAFTRDMKEIYTAPTKDAAWAALNDFAKKWESKYAYAIKSWRDNWDELTVFFDYPAEIRKIIYTTNLIENLNGKIRKYTKNKLSFPTDDAVMKSVFLAAREASKKWTMPIRDWGAILNSFLLIFGDRVRLLDT; from the coding sequence ATGAAAAAAGAAGATCTCCTAAATGATGACTTCCTCAAGCAGTTCAGGACTGCCGGGGAGCTTAATTCCTTCCTTCAACAGCTTCAGAAAAGAGCCGTTGAGAAAATGCTTGAAGGCGAGCTGGATGCCCATCTTGGCTATGAAAAGCATCAGAATTCCGATAATCCCAATTCAAGGAACGGCTATTCCACCAAAACAATAAAAAACACATTTGGGGAAGCTGAAATCAGAGTCCCAAGAGACAGGGACGGCAGCTTTGAGCCTGCCCTTGTGCCCAAACGCAGAAGCATGGCGGAGGGCGTTGAAAACGTGATCATTTCCATGTATGCCAAGGGAATGTCAAACCAGGACATCGAAGAACAGATCCGGGAGCTTTATGACATCAATGTTTCCTCCTCCACCATCTCAAGGGTTACCGGTGCCGTAGCGGAGGATATTGTTGCATGGAGAAACAGGCCGCTTGACCCTGTATACCTGATCGTTTGGATGGATGGTATATCCTTCAAAGTCAGGGAGAACTCCAAAGTGGTCAACAAGACCGTTTATATTGCCGTTGGCCTCAGAACTAACGGCCTTAAAGAGATCCTAGGCCTTTGGCTTGGCAAGAATGAATCTTCGGCTTTCTGGATGGGGGTACTCACCGACCTGAAAGCCAGAGGGGTTGAAGATATTCTCATAACGGCAACTGACAACCTGAACGGGTTTACTGATACGATAAAAGCTTCATTCCCCCAATCAGTCACTCAGATATGTGTCGTCCACCAGATCAGAAACGCATGTAGATATGTCGCATGGAAAGACCGCAGGGCGTTTACAAGGGATATGAAGGAAATTTATACCGCCCCTACAAAAGATGCTGCTTGGGCTGCCCTGAACGATTTTGCCAAAAAATGGGAATCCAAATACGCTTATGCCATCAAAAGCTGGAGGGACAACTGGGATGAACTCACCGTTTTCTTCGATTACCCGGCTGAAATCCGTAAAATCATCTATACCACCAACCTGATTGAAAATCTCAATGGAAAGATCAGAAAATACACCAAAAACAAGCTCTCTTTCCCGACAGATGATGCCGTAATGAAGTCTGTTTTCCTGGCTGCAAGAGAAGCATCGAAAAAATGGACTATGCCTATCAGAGAC